One genomic window of Leptospira paudalimensis includes the following:
- a CDS encoding lipoprotein LipL46: MLHRLRIAPYTGILVLTILACAGSNSAQKNPSLPDNVVTAMGEAPIYQGDLALARNKALKDAKLNAIRKLVGEQITEKSGVSDGQSLGSKLYGKTDSFVKKYDIISEEQWKLDTQDMIRLNVRCEVEATKLSTAVDALLDDVGNPRIAVLVQTVVNGKSYPIGSATNIAEAELIEKLRTKGNKVVDSSQLTALLKKNPSLAKLDLTSVEEGSPLLTLAQDSGAEVLIVAKVTTTDQKPVVLPGGKKTDFLSSAATGPYRIIQLWGDGKIFGSGSLEGRGADITQEVSREQAVKDWANLVSVKVGKQIKDEWFKLTEQNTVILKFKGLALEDAINFKNDLMEYTSVKQINDRKTEMNGSEWELTYPGKESMFAEELMYKKDSSFRFLSSKTLNINSSKRGVVEIEFKNK; the protein is encoded by the coding sequence ATGCTTCATCGACTTCGAATTGCTCCCTATACTGGGATTCTAGTCCTCACCATCTTGGCATGTGCTGGGTCCAATTCCGCGCAAAAAAACCCGTCTTTACCTGACAATGTGGTTACTGCTATGGGAGAGGCTCCCATTTACCAAGGAGACTTGGCCCTTGCCCGTAACAAGGCACTCAAAGATGCAAAACTCAATGCCATCCGTAAGTTGGTGGGAGAACAAATCACAGAAAAGTCGGGAGTTTCTGATGGGCAATCCCTAGGATCCAAACTCTATGGGAAAACCGATAGTTTTGTCAAAAAATACGATATCATCAGTGAAGAACAATGGAAATTGGACACCCAAGACATGATCCGTCTCAATGTCCGTTGTGAAGTGGAAGCAACAAAACTTTCTACAGCTGTGGATGCTCTCCTCGACGATGTAGGAAACCCAAGGATCGCTGTCCTTGTCCAAACCGTTGTGAATGGAAAATCCTATCCCATTGGATCAGCAACTAACATTGCAGAAGCGGAACTCATTGAAAAACTCCGTACAAAAGGGAATAAAGTTGTCGATAGTTCCCAACTCACTGCCCTCCTCAAAAAAAATCCTAGCCTTGCAAAACTTGACCTTACCTCTGTAGAAGAAGGTAGCCCCCTTCTCACACTGGCACAAGATTCAGGTGCGGAAGTATTGATTGTAGCAAAAGTTACAACCACTGACCAAAAACCTGTAGTCTTACCTGGCGGTAAAAAAACTGATTTTTTAAGTTCAGCGGCAACAGGCCCTTACCGTATCATCCAATTATGGGGTGATGGAAAAATTTTTGGATCAGGGAGTTTGGAAGGCCGAGGTGCTGACATTACCCAAGAAGTTTCCAGAGAACAAGCAGTGAAAGACTGGGCAAACCTTGTTTCTGTAAAAGTAGGAAAACAAATCAAAGATGAATGGTTTAAACTCACAGAACAAAACACTGTGATCTTAAAGTTCAAAGGACTTGCTTTGGAAGATGCAATTAATTTCAAAAACGATTTGATGGAATACACATCGGTGAAACAAATCAATGATCGTAAAACAGAAATGAATGGATCTGAATGGGAACTTACTTATCCAGGAAAGGAATCAATGTTTGCAGAAGAGCTCATGTATAAAAAGGATTCTAGTTTCCGTTTTTTGAGTAGCAAAACTCTCAACATCAACAGTTCCAAACGTGGAGTTGTGGAAATCGAATTCAAAAATAAATAG
- a CDS encoding exo-beta-N-acetylmuramidase NamZ family protein produces MTNYFFRFSLSFLVLACHGNTVPQFRVHPADSKVRLSQDIFYEKILPTMAGKKLMLATNPSGIGTNPKKIISSLEKHKITLEHLIGLEHGFLGLEEEFSQTPVTMDSTFNRPLYHIYRIKDSELRDLVKEVDFVLFDVQDVGMRCYTYLSVLKRLMDALKNTKTKLIVLDHIHVAMHLSPMGEKMSPKHLNFAGEFPSLLITGMTTGEAAQFYNKEYLKESVDLDVIPVEGYKRGMYFEDTGIPWTTPSPNLPMVDSARNYLSLVLLEGVNVSVGRGTQAPFVYFGAPWMTNPEELATKLSAIGNKSYYFSTVFFKPTFGPHKGKICSGLRMNLVRPDYDPMLLAYELIRLIKETYPNDFKWSKGSTNHWVDQLWGNDHFRSAINDGKSYVEFHNTYLSDEEKERKKIEPYLIY; encoded by the coding sequence ATGACCAATTACTTTTTTAGGTTTTCTCTCTCGTTTCTTGTCCTTGCTTGCCATGGGAACACGGTTCCGCAGTTTCGTGTCCACCCCGCTGATTCCAAAGTTCGATTGTCCCAGGACATTTTTTACGAAAAAATCCTTCCTACCATGGCGGGAAAAAAATTGATGCTTGCGACAAACCCTTCTGGAATTGGAACAAATCCAAAAAAGATCATTTCATCTCTCGAAAAACACAAAATAACATTAGAACATTTGATTGGTTTGGAACATGGATTCCTTGGGTTAGAGGAAGAATTTAGCCAAACTCCTGTTACTATGGACTCTACCTTTAATCGTCCATTGTATCACATCTATCGGATCAAGGATTCCGAACTAAGAGACTTAGTGAAGGAAGTGGATTTTGTTTTATTTGATGTACAAGATGTGGGAATGCGCTGTTACACATATTTAAGTGTACTCAAACGTCTGATGGATGCTTTAAAAAATACAAAAACCAAACTCATTGTTCTCGATCATATCCATGTCGCGATGCACCTCTCACCTATGGGAGAAAAAATGAGTCCTAAACACCTAAACTTTGCAGGAGAATTTCCTTCCTTACTCATTACGGGGATGACAACTGGAGAAGCTGCCCAATTTTATAATAAGGAATACTTAAAAGAATCTGTGGATTTGGATGTGATTCCGGTAGAAGGTTATAAACGTGGGATGTACTTTGAGGATACGGGAATCCCTTGGACAACACCTTCACCTAACTTACCAATGGTGGATTCCGCTAGGAATTATTTATCCCTTGTGTTACTAGAAGGTGTGAATGTATCAGTTGGACGAGGAACCCAAGCCCCTTTTGTTTATTTTGGTGCACCTTGGATGACAAATCCTGAAGAACTTGCTACAAAACTCAGTGCCATCGGCAACAAATCGTATTATTTTTCAACTGTGTTTTTTAAACCTACCTTTGGTCCTCATAAGGGAAAAATTTGTTCAGGATTACGTATGAATTTAGTCAGACCAGATTATGATCCTATGTTACTTGCTTATGAACTCATTAGGCTTATAAAAGAAACGTATCCAAATGATTTTAAGTGGAGTAAAGGTTCTACAAACCACTGGGTTGACCAATTATGGGGGAATGATCATTTTCGTTCTGCCATCAACGATGGTAAATCCTATGTTGAGTTTCATAATACCTATCTTAGTGATGAAGAAAAAGAACGAAAAAAAATTGAGCCCTACTTAATCTACTAA
- a CDS encoding LIC_11883 family protein yields MKFKFTFLLAITVLLGVVHASETKIKQIPKQKTAKVLKSLAYATIRSTVMVTHTKFDEREVTYQTCSDDFPNMPGDFPCNFLDVTGATDQVETESEVSDAEFAMGRDPEDMNPSGKIHIKVSKEKSRNLNGTVIYLGEGENKLSLFYSPKGQISHYLYQKMIVIFVWKKTEDSPSLAEIYFVKVNDEFFPEEVKEFTF; encoded by the coding sequence ATGAAGTTTAAATTTACTTTTTTATTAGCCATTACTGTTTTGTTAGGTGTGGTTCACGCATCGGAAACCAAAATCAAACAAATACCCAAACAAAAAACGGCAAAAGTATTAAAGTCTCTTGCCTATGCAACCATACGTTCCACTGTGATGGTGACTCATACCAAATTTGATGAAAGAGAAGTCACTTACCAAACCTGTTCCGATGATTTTCCAAACATGCCGGGTGACTTTCCATGTAATTTTTTGGATGTAACAGGGGCTACCGACCAAGTGGAAACCGAGTCCGAAGTGAGTGATGCAGAATTTGCAATGGGAAGGGACCCAGAAGACATGAACCCAAGTGGAAAAATCCACATCAAAGTATCAAAGGAGAAATCACGAAATTTAAACGGGACAGTGATTTACCTAGGAGAAGGTGAAAACAAGTTATCTCTTTTTTATTCACCCAAAGGACAAATCTCTCATTACCTATACCAAAAAATGATCGTGATCTTTGTGTGGAAGAAAACAGAAGATTCCCCTTCCTTGGCAGAAATTTATTTTGTGAAAGTGAACGATGAATTTTTTCCAGAAGAAGTGAAGGAATTTACTTTTTAG
- a CDS encoding DUF2797 domain-containing protein yields MPSFQGYVRKMSHKGTKPVSYFWEYANYIEDKKTKTIEGKELTSDVPIESFLGKKISLTTNDEIRCMHCGKKTKKSFNQGYCFVCFSKLAENDLCIMRPETCHHHKGTCRDAEWGNTHCFKKHIVYFANSSGMKVGITKENPVTNRWVDQGAKFGIPILEVNSRRDAGILEHFLSQFLPDKTSWQKMVAGDPGVIDLKKEAVKFLNHLEKNEFFSPIETKQKLIWKPILTEEMMEIDYPILSYPSKIKSLKLTKETPVEGTLVGIKGQYLLFDTGVINIRSLGGLWIEFSA; encoded by the coding sequence ATGCCAAGTTTCCAAGGTTATGTTCGAAAGATGTCCCACAAAGGGACAAAACCTGTTTCCTATTTTTGGGAATATGCAAATTATATTGAGGACAAAAAAACAAAAACAATTGAAGGTAAAGAACTAACTTCAGATGTACCAATCGAATCCTTTCTAGGCAAAAAAATTTCACTCACTACAAATGATGAAATTCGCTGTATGCACTGCGGAAAAAAAACAAAAAAGTCATTTAACCAAGGTTATTGTTTTGTTTGTTTTTCGAAGTTAGCAGAAAATGATCTTTGTATCATGCGCCCAGAAACTTGCCACCATCACAAAGGAACATGCCGTGATGCTGAATGGGGGAATACTCATTGTTTTAAAAAACACATTGTATACTTTGCCAATTCCAGTGGAATGAAAGTTGGAATCACAAAAGAAAATCCTGTCACAAACCGATGGGTGGACCAAGGTGCCAAATTCGGAATCCCCATTTTGGAGGTGAATTCCAGAAGGGACGCAGGCATTTTAGAACATTTTCTCAGTCAATTTTTACCTGATAAAACATCCTGGCAAAAAATGGTAGCAGGAGATCCGGGAGTCATTGATCTCAAAAAAGAAGCTGTTAAATTTTTAAACCATTTAGAAAAAAATGAATTTTTTTCTCCTATCGAAACCAAACAAAAGTTAATCTGGAAACCTATCCTTACAGAAGAAATGATGGAAATCGATTACCCGATTTTATCTTATCCTTCTAAAATAAAATCTTTAAAACTCACAAAAGAAACACCAGTTGAAGGAACCCTTGTTGGAATCAAGGGTCAATACTTATTGTTTGACACTGGTGTCATCAATATTCGAAGTTTAGGTGGTCTTTGGATTGAATTCTCCGCCTAA
- a CDS encoding RluA family pseudouridine synthase — translation MNSPPNFILLGNQYTTRILFECEDFLLAEKPEGIPVHETKDPNRLDFTRLLANHLQIPELRTVNRLDLGTSGIVLLGKNKDKNLELDQLLKNAEKTYIFLSDGIPNWKEHRMECFIKDGNKQVSIVRSGGKKAITEFTILESDEKKNISFGLAKILTGRRHQIRVMLSSLGFPVLGDTLYGKKEKGEKRMYLHSFRFSFTDLQGQNHMVETGIPSDWMGRMPSISKSQIPMRNQIRYES, via the coding sequence TTGAATTCTCCGCCTAACTTCATTCTATTAGGAAATCAGTATACCACCCGTATCTTATTTGAATGTGAGGATTTTTTACTCGCAGAAAAACCGGAAGGAATTCCTGTCCATGAAACAAAAGACCCAAATCGTTTGGACTTTACTCGATTACTTGCAAATCATTTACAAATTCCTGAACTAAGGACTGTCAATCGATTGGATCTTGGTACGAGTGGAATTGTCTTACTCGGAAAAAATAAAGACAAAAACCTGGAACTAGACCAGTTATTAAAAAATGCTGAGAAAACCTATATTTTTTTATCTGATGGAATTCCAAATTGGAAAGAACACCGAATGGAATGTTTTATAAAAGATGGGAATAAACAAGTAAGTATCGTAAGGAGTGGAGGTAAAAAAGCAATCACGGAGTTTACCATCCTCGAATCTGATGAAAAAAAGAATATATCTTTTGGGCTTGCAAAAATTTTAACCGGAAGAAGACACCAAATTCGTGTTATGCTTTCTTCTTTGGGTTTTCCTGTCCTAGGAGATACTTTGTATGGGAAAAAAGAAAAAGGAGAAAAACGAATGTATCTCCATTCGTTTCGATTTTCCTTTACTGACTTACAGGGCCAAAATCATATGGTAGAGACAGGTATTCCTTCTGATTGGATGGGAAGAATGCCATCAATATCTAAATCTCAAATTCCAATGAGAAATCAAATTCGCTATGAATCGTGA
- the ychF gene encoding redox-regulated ATPase YchF: protein MALNCGIVGLPNVGKSTIFNALTKAGAQAANYPFCTIEPNTGVVEVPDERLNRLAEIYKPKRTVPTMIEFVDIAGLVKGASQGEGLGNQFLSHIREVDAICHVVRAFQDENITHVHGKVDPIEDITVINYELILADLDSLEKQQQRVSKTAKTGNKEAAEILSVMDKILEALKKGNRASTVELNEEELKIAKKFNLITIKPVLYVANILDSDVKSTDNPLVKTITDFANKEGAPVVVLCGRFEEEISGLEKEDQLAFLEEIGEKESGLSRMIRASYQLLGLLTFFTAGVEEVRAWTTKQGSSGPIAASVIHSDFEKGYIRAEVMRYEDLDRTGDAAKVKEEGKLRVEGKEYIVQDGDVIYFRVNA, encoded by the coding sequence ATGGCTTTGAATTGTGGCATTGTAGGTCTCCCGAACGTCGGTAAGTCGACTATTTTTAACGCACTCACAAAAGCAGGCGCACAGGCTGCAAATTATCCTTTTTGTACCATCGAACCAAATACGGGTGTTGTGGAAGTTCCTGATGAAAGATTAAACCGCCTGGCTGAAATCTATAAACCAAAACGTACAGTTCCCACAATGATTGAATTTGTGGACATTGCTGGACTTGTAAAAGGGGCAAGCCAAGGGGAAGGGCTCGGAAACCAATTTTTATCCCACATTCGGGAAGTAGATGCGATTTGCCATGTTGTAAGAGCCTTCCAAGATGAAAATATAACACATGTTCATGGAAAAGTTGATCCTATAGAAGACATCACAGTCATCAATTACGAACTCATCCTTGCCGATTTGGACAGTTTAGAAAAACAACAACAACGAGTATCAAAAACAGCAAAAACTGGAAATAAAGAAGCAGCAGAAATTTTATCAGTGATGGATAAAATTTTGGAAGCACTTAAAAAAGGGAATAGGGCTTCTACAGTTGAATTAAACGAAGAAGAGTTAAAAATTGCAAAAAAATTCAATTTAATTACCATTAAGCCCGTGTTATATGTTGCCAATATCCTTGATTCAGATGTAAAATCAACTGACAACCCACTTGTTAAAACCATCACTGACTTTGCAAACAAAGAAGGAGCACCAGTTGTTGTTTTATGTGGTCGATTTGAAGAAGAAATCTCTGGACTTGAAAAAGAAGACCAATTGGCATTTTTAGAAGAGATTGGAGAAAAAGAATCAGGCCTTTCTCGTATGATTCGTGCTTCCTACCAACTGTTAGGCCTACTTACTTTTTTTACAGCAGGTGTGGAGGAAGTAAGAGCTTGGACAACCAAACAAGGTAGTTCTGGTCCCATTGCTGCTAGTGTCATCCATTCTGATTTTGAAAAAGGTTACATCCGTGCGGAAGTGATGCGTTATGAAGACTTAGATCGGACTGGTGATGCAGCAAAAGTAAAAGAAGAAGGGAAACTCCGCGTGGAAGGAAAGGAATACATTGTCCAAGATGGAGATGTGATTTATTTCCGAGTGAACGCGTAA
- a CDS encoding RNA polymerase sigma factor — protein sequence MSDEIRSLIDNCLLGKREAWQTLIQKFHRLIIGTCAHYVPREEVVDTSQLVYLKLTENDYQLLRKFKGESLPAFIIYLNEIAKNISMSQTRSIRRTEYREGISLDLSIDILDERLTQEDVYFEWEEKKEFYDLIESLDEPHKEILILRLKGYKFKEIAEILEVPIGTVLARANRAKEKIKKLQTKEIKP from the coding sequence ATGAGTGATGAGATACGGAGTTTAATCGATAATTGTTTACTCGGGAAAAGAGAGGCATGGCAAACACTTATCCAAAAATTCCATCGCCTAATCATTGGAACTTGCGCACATTACGTACCAAGAGAAGAAGTGGTAGATACTTCCCAACTTGTGTATTTAAAACTCACAGAAAATGACTACCAATTATTACGTAAGTTCAAAGGGGAAAGTTTACCTGCCTTTATTATCTATTTAAACGAAATTGCCAAAAATATCAGTATGTCCCAAACACGGAGCATTCGCCGAACCGAATATAGAGAAGGGATTTCTCTCGATTTGAGCATTGATATTCTGGATGAGAGGTTAACCCAAGAGGATGTTTATTTCGAATGGGAAGAAAAAAAGGAGTTTTACGATCTCATTGAATCATTAGATGAACCCCATAAGGAAATCCTCATCTTACGACTCAAAGGGTATAAATTCAAAGAAATCGCTGAAATATTAGAAGTTCCTATCGGAACAGTACTAGCAAGGGCCAATCGTGCCAAAGAAAAGATAAAAAAATTACAAACCAAGGAAATAAAGCCGTAA
- a CDS encoding CHAT domain-containing protein, translating into MKIRIISKYSDQGISDGECFWEEKHSQFGSVEKTTPFSGPLLKEFQNDWSIFVERILSQNPKKEEFLDKLGKKSDSLEQIVFGESLPFWRTPGFRGTIELLVDPEFSPIPWEILRSTNGFLFQDKNFKRGIRIQKNQREISKKTNVALIICNPVIPSLENTVNEECASLYPIIEEKLPLRILKQNHLTKIRFIEELNSVKYLHYAGHSEKQGIPIGKDQFISMNEIATRSFSHLDLVFFNSCYSSFDSINQAGLTTSFLKAGAKQVIGFLYPVETNVAKEIGISFWKYFLESKNAEKSLDKIRKQLQKGSGKEIITAISLVQFSTLTPNPLPKRIVSIVSSLLLVLLFLIFTKETQNENPAVTPIQLEKTKESSINENSTVSQPKNQSKDPLVLKIQKIIHPEFRKKALLFLETKHELLDETQKRDILESILSEGSSEEKMYYEFKTRSGF; encoded by the coding sequence ATGAAAATCCGTATCATTTCGAAATACTCTGACCAAGGTATCTCCGATGGTGAATGTTTTTGGGAAGAAAAACATTCACAATTTGGTTCCGTAGAAAAAACGACTCCGTTTTCAGGGCCATTACTGAAGGAATTTCAAAATGATTGGTCCATTTTTGTAGAACGCATTTTATCTCAAAATCCTAAAAAAGAAGAATTTTTAGACAAACTAGGCAAAAAGTCTGATAGTTTAGAACAAATTGTATTTGGTGAATCCCTTCCCTTTTGGAGGACTCCCGGATTTCGAGGCACCATTGAGCTGTTAGTTGATCCGGAATTTTCTCCCATTCCCTGGGAAATTTTAAGATCTACAAATGGATTTCTATTCCAAGATAAAAACTTCAAACGAGGGATTCGGATCCAAAAAAACCAAAGGGAAATTTCCAAAAAAACAAATGTTGCTCTTATCATCTGTAATCCCGTGATTCCTAGTTTAGAAAACACAGTAAATGAAGAATGTGCTAGCCTATATCCAATCATTGAAGAAAAACTTCCCCTTAGAATCCTAAAACAAAATCACCTAACTAAAATTCGTTTCATCGAAGAATTAAATTCTGTTAAATATTTACATTATGCCGGCCATTCTGAAAAACAAGGAATCCCCATTGGAAAGGATCAATTCATTTCCATGAATGAAATTGCTACAAGATCGTTTAGTCATCTAGATTTAGTATTTTTTAATAGCTGTTATTCGTCTTTTGATTCCATAAACCAAGCTGGATTAACAACCAGTTTTCTAAAGGCTGGTGCCAAACAAGTCATTGGATTTTTATATCCAGTGGAAACAAATGTAGCCAAGGAAATAGGAATTTCCTTTTGGAAATATTTTTTAGAATCTAAAAACGCAGAAAAAAGTTTAGATAAAATTAGAAAACAATTACAAAAGGGTTCTGGCAAAGAAATCATAACAGCCATTAGTTTGGTTCAATTTTCTACTTTAACTCCAAACCCACTTCCAAAAAGGATAGTAAGCATTGTCTCAAGTCTACTACTGGTTTTACTTTTCCTTATTTTTACAAAAGAAACACAAAATGAAAACCCAGCTGTAACACCAATCCAATTGGAAAAAACAAAGGAATCTTCTATTAACGAGAACTCGACAGTGTCCCAACCAAAAAACCAGTCAAAAGATCCATTGGTATTAAAAATCCAAAAAATCATTCATCCGGAGTTTCGAAAAAAAGCACTTCTCTTTTTAGAAACAAAACATGAGTTACTTGACGAAACCCAAAAACGAGATATCTTAGAATCGATCCTTTCGGAAGGATCTTCAGAAGAAAAAATGTATTATGAATTCAAAACAAGGAGTGGGTTTTGA
- a CDS encoding cysteine desulfurase family protein — MKSHLTNDIKYFDYNATHPPYPEILESCLKEYLENFYNPSGITRYSLKNQGKIEQTRKYLCQVTNGKEKQFIFSSTGTEANFLLIQSLRILYPNLDSVIVSPFEHASMYAALDSFGFSPQLIHTNKTGTIDLNHLQRLLKENPKPVICLYAGNETGVIQPAKSIHTLTKEHGQLFYSDLMQAFCKIPVPFELFDGYTFSGHKIGAGMGAAVTYLPAENKNFRLFGGGNQENEHRAGTENTFAINCLQKVTEIQLNYLEEKNIRLKGFQKILEDQLESFGCEIIAKNETRLPNTTFLILPIQTVDFFLLGLEEKGIIVSTGSSCKSRAREASKSLLQMGYSEEEALRAIRISTGSFTTLEDVNLLIDQIKILIQKLK; from the coding sequence ATGAAATCCCATTTAACGAATGATATAAAGTATTTTGATTATAACGCGACTCACCCCCCCTACCCAGAGATTTTAGAGTCGTGTTTAAAAGAATACTTAGAAAACTTTTACAATCCTTCAGGGATCACACGTTATTCTCTTAAAAACCAAGGCAAAATTGAACAAACGAGAAAGTATCTTTGCCAAGTGACAAATGGAAAGGAAAAACAGTTTATCTTTTCCTCTACTGGTACTGAAGCTAATTTTTTACTCATCCAGAGTTTACGAATTTTATACCCAAACTTAGATTCGGTAATTGTATCACCTTTTGAACATGCGAGCATGTATGCTGCTTTAGATTCTTTTGGATTTTCACCCCAATTGATTCACACAAACAAAACGGGAACGATCGATCTGAATCATTTGCAAAGGTTATTAAAAGAAAATCCAAAGCCTGTCATTTGTTTGTATGCTGGCAATGAAACAGGAGTGATTCAACCTGCAAAGTCAATTCATACTTTGACCAAAGAACATGGCCAACTTTTTTATAGTGATTTGATGCAAGCATTCTGCAAAATTCCTGTGCCATTTGAATTGTTTGATGGTTATACATTCTCTGGTCATAAAATTGGTGCAGGTATGGGTGCTGCCGTTACCTACTTACCAGCTGAAAACAAAAACTTTCGTCTGTTTGGTGGTGGAAACCAGGAAAATGAACATAGAGCTGGAACCGAAAATACCTTTGCTATCAATTGCCTACAAAAAGTAACAGAAATCCAACTCAACTATTTAGAAGAAAAAAACATAAGACTAAAAGGTTTTCAAAAAATTTTAGAAGACCAATTAGAATCCTTCGGTTGTGAAATCATCGCGAAAAATGAAACGAGACTCCCCAATACAACCTTTCTCATTTTACCCATCCAAACTGTTGATTTTTTCCTTCTAGGATTGGAAGAAAAAGGAATCATTGTATCGACGGGAAGTTCTTGCAAATCAAGAGCCAGAGAAGCCTCTAAATCCTTACTACAAATGGGTTACTCAGAAGAAGAAGCACTTAGAGCAATTCGGATTTCTACTGGCAGTTTTACAACTTTAGAAGATGTGAATTTACTGATAGACCAAATCAAAATACTCATACAAAAACTAAAATGA